Proteins encoded together in one Bactrocera neohumeralis isolate Rockhampton chromosome 4, APGP_CSIRO_Bneo_wtdbg2-racon-allhic-juicebox.fasta_v2, whole genome shotgun sequence window:
- the LOC126756659 gene encoding lethal(2)neighbour of tid protein 2: protein MPPLNLKNHPPGGNKSVNKRFKVKSFFEQYANLEYAKYLFLDPAALPLVSVLILLAELIININVIWRVPYTEIDWIAYMQECEGFLNGTLDYGQLKGETGPLVYPAAFVYIYSALYYITSYGQNIRLAQYIFAFIYLLQLWLVLRLYTKSRKVPPYVLLISTFTSYRIHSIYVLRLFNDPIAVLFLYAALNLFFDRRWTIGSICFSVAVGVKMNILLFAPALLLFYIVNLGYLKTILQLAICGGLQLLLGAPFLITYPKAYLKGSFDFERVFEHKWTVNYRFLTRSLFENKAFHAFLIVVHMFLLLLFANSAIIYFKSYVRLRALQDQLQPQIDQKNMELEKNRINEAKNRKKSKKVTEKDSEEELTPDQQQFLKSFEKGLQNSTGLKPNTQAPPPIQKYRQKVSIHFEKCSQLAILPFFLCNFLGMLCARSLHYQFYVWYYHSLPYLIWSTNYSLGIRFLLLGLIELCWNTYPSTDFSSGLLHICHIVLLLGVGSNFLKATKRSEVMKSFEEKRTKVKVN, encoded by the exons ATGCCGCCATTGAACCTCAAAAACCACCCACCGGGTGGCAATAAATCTGTAAACAAACGCTTCAAAGTAAAGAGTTTTTTCGAGCAGTACGCAAATTTGGAGTAtgcaaagtatttatttttggatCCGGCCGCATTGCCTTTGGTCTCAGTTTTGATATTGTTAGCAGAGCTGATCATAAACATCAATGTGATTTGGAGGGTCCCTTACACAGAAATAGATTGGATCGCCTACATGCAAGAATGTGAGGGATTTCTAAATGGAACTTTAGATTATGGACAGCTGAAAG GTGAGACCGGCCCACTTGTATATCCTGCAGCATTTGTCTACATATATTCGGCGTTGTACTATATAACTTCATATGGACAAAATATTCGCTTAGCtcaatacatatttgcatttatatacCTTTTGCAATTATGGCTTGTACTGCGTCTGTATACTAAAAGCCGCAAAGTTCCTCCATATGTGTTATTGATAAGTACCTTCACATCATACCGCATACACTCTATATATGTTCTGCGTCTCTTCAATGATCCCATAGCAGTTTTGTTTCTGTACGCAGCATTAAACTTGTTTTTTGATCGGAGATGGACTATTGGTAGTATCTGCTTTAGTGTAGCAGTAGGcgttaaaatgaatattttactttttgctcCAGCACTCTTGCTTTTTTACATAGTTAATTTAGGTTACCTAAAGACTATACTGCAATTAGCTATTTGTGGAGGTTTACAACTACTTCTAGGAGCCCCATTTCTCATAACATATCCTAAGGCATATTTAAAAGGAAGTTTCGATTTTGAACGCGTTTTTGAACACAAATGGACAGTAAATTATAGGTTCCTTACGCGATCATTGTTCGAAAATAAGGCCTTCCATGCATTTCTAATCGTGGTACATATGTTCCTTCTccttttatttgcaaattcaGCGATCATATATTTTAAGAGTTATGTGCGTTTACGAGCACTACAAGATCAGTTACAACCCCAAATTGACCAAAAGAATATGgaattggaaaaaaatcgaattaacgAAGctaaaaatcgcaaaaaaagcaaaaaagttacGGAAAAGGATAGCGAAGAAGAGTTGACCCCTGATCAACAGCAGTTCTTAAAATCGTTTGAGAAAGGTCTACAAAATAGCACTGGATTAAAACCAAATACCCAAGCCCCACCTCCAATTCAAAAATACCGTCAGAAGGTCTCgatacattttgaaaaatgttcacAATTGGCCATATTACCATTCTTTCTCTGTAACTTTCTTGGGATGCTTTGCGCACGTTCCTTGCACTATCAATTCTACGTCTGGTATTATCATTCATTGCCCTACCTCATATGGTCAACAAATTACAGCTTGGGTATACGATTTCTCTTACTTGGTTTGATTGAACTGTGCTGGAATACATATCCAAGTACGGATTTCTCCAGCGGCTTATTACACATCTGTCACATCGTATTATTACTTGGTGTGGGCAGCAATTTCCTAAAGGCAACTAAACGAAGTGAAGTAATGAAA
- the LOC126756660 gene encoding protein tumorous imaginal discs, mitochondrial isoform X1 yields MSLSEGVIVKMFSSAKSINLRAFRQLSSRANNYYPAECFGMQQMTQRRFLSGWNGGEKMVPRLLLTTIPGRQQRFDIHMTNVLSAKDYYQILGVAKNSSAKDIKKAYYQLAKKYHPDTNKNDPDAGKKFQEVSEAYEVLSDDTKRREYDTYGQTSESMGRSGGFGGQGPQGFSQNWQFRSTIDPEELFRKIFGEANFRSNSFDDFADSKFGFGAAQEIVMDLTFAQAARGVNKDVNVNVVDTCAKCNGSKCEPGTKPGRCQYCNGTGMETISTGPFVMRSTCRYCQGTRQYIKYPCTECDGKGQTVQRKKVTVPVPAGIENGQTVRMQVGRKELFVTFRVETSKYFKREGADVHTEASISISQAVFGGTIRVQGVYEDQWINIPAGTSSHHKVFLRGKGLKRVNAHGHGDHYINIKIEVPKNLTTEQKAILEAYAELETDTPGQINGITRQKDNTKKATTEDAPKTLLSKIKSLFNR; encoded by the exons ATGTCCCTGTCTGAAGGAGTTATTGTGAAAATGTTTTCATCAGCAAAATCTATTAATCTGCGTGCATTTCGACAGCTCTCAAGTCGTGCTAATAATTACTATCCAGCAGAATGTTTTGGAATGCAACAAATGACACAGCGGCGATTCCTATCTGGCTGGAATGGAGGAGAAAAAATGGTGCCGAGATTATTGTTGACTACAATACCTGGGCGACAACAGCGGTTTGATATACACATGACTAATGTTTTATCCGCCAAAGACTACTACCAAATATTAGGTGTAGCCAAAAATTCTAGCGCAAAAGACATTAAAAAAGCATATTATCAGCTGGCTAAGAAATATCATCCTGACACGAACAAAAACGATCCAGATGCTGGCAAAAAATTCCAAGAAGTTTCTGAAGCATACGAAGTTCTAAGCGATGACACCAAGAGACGTGAATACGACACGTATGGTCAGACATCAGAGAGTATGGGACGGAGTGGAGGATTCGGCGGGCAGGGTCCGCAAGGTTTTTCACAAAATTGGCAATTTCGTTCTACAATTGATCCAGAAGAATTATTTCGTAAAATATTTGGCGAAGCTAACTTTCGAAGTAATAGTTTTGATGATTTCGCCGATTCCAAATTCGGCTTTGGTGCCGCACAAGAAATTGTTATGGATTTAACATTTGCACAAGCTGCTAGAGGTGTCAACAAGGATGTCAACGTTAATGTTGTCGATACGTGTGCAAAGTGCAATGGATCAAAGTGTGAACCTGGCACAAAACCTGGTCGTTGCCAATATTGTAATGGAACAGGAATGGAAACTATTTCTACGGGACCATTTGTAATGCGATCCACTTGTCGTTATTGTCAAGGAACGCGTCAGTACATTAAATACCCATGTACTGAATGTGACGGCAAGGGACAGACGGTACAACGCAAGAAAGTAACCGTTCCAGTGCCAGCAGGTATAGAGAACGGACAAACAGTAAGGATGCAAGTTGGTCGCAAAGAGCTCTTCGTAACCTTCCGCGTAGAAaccagcaaatatttcaaacggGAAGGCGCCGATGTTCATACGGAGGCCTCTATATCAATATCGCAGGCTGTATTTGGCGGTACCATACGTGTACAAGGTGTATACGAAGATCAATGGATTAACATACCTGCAGGTACTTCGTCACACCACAAAGTGTTTCTTCGTGGAAAGGGCCTGAAACGTGTTAATGCCCATGGCCACGGCGaccattatataaatattaaaattgaagtaCCGAAAAATCTTACAACCGAACAAAAGGCTATATTGGAGGCGTATGCAGAACTCGAAACGGACACACCGGGACAAATCAACGGAATTACCAGACAGAAAGACAACACCAAAAAGGCTAC aACAGAGGACGCCCCGAAAACGTTACTATCGAAAATTAAATCGCTCTTTAACAGATAG
- the LOC126756660 gene encoding protein tumorous imaginal discs, mitochondrial isoform X2 gives MSLSEGVIVKMFSSAKSINLRAFRQLSSRANNYYPAECFGMQQMTQRRFLSGWNGGEKMVPRLLLTTIPGRQQRFDIHMTNVLSAKDYYQILGVAKNSSAKDIKKAYYQLAKKYHPDTNKNDPDAGKKFQEVSEAYEVLSDDTKRREYDTYGQTSESMGRSGGFGGQGPQGFSQNWQFRSTIDPEELFRKIFGEANFRSNSFDDFADSKFGFGAAQEIVMDLTFAQAARGVNKDVNVNVVDTCAKCNGSKCEPGTKPGRCQYCNGTGMETISTGPFVMRSTCRYCQGTRQYIKYPCTECDGKGQTVQRKKVTVPVPAGIENGQTVRMQVGRKELFVTFRVETSKYFKREGADVHTEASISISQAVFGGTIRVQGVYEDQWINIPAGTSSHHKVFLRGKGLKRVNAHGHGDHYINIKIEVPKNLTTEQKAILEAYAELETDTPGQINGITRQKDNTKKATGRPENVTIEN, from the exons ATGTCCCTGTCTGAAGGAGTTATTGTGAAAATGTTTTCATCAGCAAAATCTATTAATCTGCGTGCATTTCGACAGCTCTCAAGTCGTGCTAATAATTACTATCCAGCAGAATGTTTTGGAATGCAACAAATGACACAGCGGCGATTCCTATCTGGCTGGAATGGAGGAGAAAAAATGGTGCCGAGATTATTGTTGACTACAATACCTGGGCGACAACAGCGGTTTGATATACACATGACTAATGTTTTATCCGCCAAAGACTACTACCAAATATTAGGTGTAGCCAAAAATTCTAGCGCAAAAGACATTAAAAAAGCATATTATCAGCTGGCTAAGAAATATCATCCTGACACGAACAAAAACGATCCAGATGCTGGCAAAAAATTCCAAGAAGTTTCTGAAGCATACGAAGTTCTAAGCGATGACACCAAGAGACGTGAATACGACACGTATGGTCAGACATCAGAGAGTATGGGACGGAGTGGAGGATTCGGCGGGCAGGGTCCGCAAGGTTTTTCACAAAATTGGCAATTTCGTTCTACAATTGATCCAGAAGAATTATTTCGTAAAATATTTGGCGAAGCTAACTTTCGAAGTAATAGTTTTGATGATTTCGCCGATTCCAAATTCGGCTTTGGTGCCGCACAAGAAATTGTTATGGATTTAACATTTGCACAAGCTGCTAGAGGTGTCAACAAGGATGTCAACGTTAATGTTGTCGATACGTGTGCAAAGTGCAATGGATCAAAGTGTGAACCTGGCACAAAACCTGGTCGTTGCCAATATTGTAATGGAACAGGAATGGAAACTATTTCTACGGGACCATTTGTAATGCGATCCACTTGTCGTTATTGTCAAGGAACGCGTCAGTACATTAAATACCCATGTACTGAATGTGACGGCAAGGGACAGACGGTACAACGCAAGAAAGTAACCGTTCCAGTGCCAGCAGGTATAGAGAACGGACAAACAGTAAGGATGCAAGTTGGTCGCAAAGAGCTCTTCGTAACCTTCCGCGTAGAAaccagcaaatatttcaaacggGAAGGCGCCGATGTTCATACGGAGGCCTCTATATCAATATCGCAGGCTGTATTTGGCGGTACCATACGTGTACAAGGTGTATACGAAGATCAATGGATTAACATACCTGCAGGTACTTCGTCACACCACAAAGTGTTTCTTCGTGGAAAGGGCCTGAAACGTGTTAATGCCCATGGCCACGGCGaccattatataaatattaaaattgaagtaCCGAAAAATCTTACAACCGAACAAAAGGCTATATTGGAGGCGTATGCAGAACTCGAAACGGACACACCGGGACAAATCAACGGAATTACCAGACAGAAAGACAACACCAAAAAGGCTAC AGGACGCCCCGAAAACGTTACTATCGAAAATTAA